Proteins encoded within one genomic window of Pedobacter africanus:
- a CDS encoding PKD-like family lipoprotein — translation MFTKIHTYLIALAIILAYSCKKDLGNYDYKSVNEVQQFGGVNDTTAVYGSQFTIKPILSFTADNGADTTKYSYEWAYVGPNGLGGDKMFVLATTRNLNVKMTLVARAYTFYYGVTDKASGVKYRKKFTLTVQNEINEGWFLMTDVNGTARLDVISRKSDGSFVNIIDLLKVTESGLTLKGKPVMAYTYPTGLLIGPDAISYGLYLGTDQGTTKIDPNTYKWTKTMDLSYEMFGEIPVGFYAQAMKARNNSSAYMLGKGNVYLYDRPVNVYYATPINYIDAEKKGFTAAPFLGSDETSPVLPLILYDSDNRRFVKHSGTAASCTTLPEPAADKKLFSFSTGMDLLYMEFVRFNGTEVFAILKQPTGTKRFLARFNISSNEQSYYAEILATDFDKAEQYAISPDLAYVFYNVGSKVYEYDIFLKTTKLVVDKGTNRVSLIKFHVFRSTTKYPEGNKLIVCSYDPALPEGINGKMELFTVPPLNADLQLYKSFSGFGKVQSLTYRER, via the coding sequence ATGTTTACTAAAATACATACTTATCTGATCGCCCTGGCGATAATACTAGCATATTCCTGTAAAAAGGACCTTGGCAATTACGATTATAAATCAGTTAACGAGGTGCAGCAATTTGGTGGGGTTAACGACACCACTGCGGTTTACGGTAGTCAGTTTACAATAAAACCAATACTGTCGTTTACGGCTGATAATGGCGCAGATACAACAAAATATAGTTATGAATGGGCCTATGTAGGGCCGAACGGGCTTGGAGGTGATAAGATGTTTGTATTGGCCACTACCCGCAACCTGAATGTAAAAATGACCTTGGTTGCAAGGGCATACACATTTTATTATGGAGTTACCGACAAAGCCAGCGGAGTGAAATATCGTAAGAAATTTACTTTAACGGTGCAGAATGAAATCAACGAAGGATGGTTCCTGATGACAGATGTAAATGGGACTGCGCGGCTGGATGTAATATCCAGGAAATCAGATGGCAGTTTCGTAAACATCATAGACCTGCTAAAAGTTACAGAGTCCGGGCTCACGTTAAAAGGCAAACCTGTAATGGCTTATACTTATCCTACTGGCTTGCTGATCGGCCCTGATGCAATCTCTTACGGCTTATATCTTGGAACCGATCAGGGCACTACTAAAATAGATCCAAATACTTATAAATGGACCAAAACGATGGACCTTAGCTATGAGATGTTTGGTGAGATACCTGTTGGTTTTTATGCTCAGGCAATGAAAGCTAGAAATAATTCCAGTGCGTATATGCTGGGTAAGGGGAATGTATATCTCTATGATAGACCGGTAAATGTGTATTACGCTACCCCAATTAATTATATCGATGCAGAGAAAAAAGGCTTTACAGCTGCTCCGTTTCTTGGTTCGGATGAAACCAGCCCTGTATTACCATTAATCCTTTATGATTCGGATAACCGAAGGTTTGTGAAGCACAGTGGTACAGCAGCTTCCTGTACAACGCTGCCTGAGCCTGCTGCGGATAAAAAACTATTTAGCTTCAGTACCGGTATGGATTTGCTTTATATGGAGTTTGTCCGTTTTAATGGTACCGAAGTGTTTGCCATTTTAAAACAGCCAACAGGAACAAAGAGATTTTTGGCAAGGTTTAACATTTCCAGCAATGAACAGTCTTATTATGCAGAAATTCTGGCAACAGATTTTGATAAGGCAGAACAATATGCGATTAGTCCTGACCTGGCTTATGTTTTCTATAATGTAGGGTCAAAAGTATATGAATATGACATCTTCCTTAAGACAACCAAGCTGGTTGTAGACAAGGGAACAAATAGGGTATCATTAATTAAATTCCATGTATTCCGGTCTACAACAAAATATCCGGAAGGGAATAAACTTATTGTCTGCAGTTACGATCCGGCTTTACCTGAAGGAATAAATGGTAAGATGGAACTTTTTACTGTCCCTCCTTTAAACGCCGATTTGCAATTATATAAATCTTTCAGTGGGTTCGGGAAAGTACAAAGCCTAACCTACAGGGAACGATAA
- a CDS encoding RagB/SusD family nutrient uptake outer membrane protein yields the protein MKRNYIRIMAVLVALGMLASCKKFLDVKPEDKVLEEDTFSTVKGVNTALNGLYINLAKNSLYGDNLTLSTIDILAQRYNVPSSHTLLTLSTYDYATKPAVDKIDAMWSAAYVNILNANVFMANLNKYMGVLDASTDSIYRGEAIAIRAMLHLDLLRLYGPMYNSADSVKESIPYYTQAESSANKYLPANQVMSLILSDLAKAETLLKNDPVIANGVMPTFIDGENNFMRNRNYRLNYYAVKALQARANMYRGNKPAALEAAKVLIQNTAKFPWITLAAAVSEKTNPDRVYTQEMILGIQNSQLYNNYNNYFAPELEDKNILAPVAGRLTTVFETNENDYRYNPQWAVPGNGSKTYRTFYKYADVIDKAKTFRFSIPMIKISEMFYIAAECEPVAATAIGYLNTVRNNRGLLSLAATANLNTELQKEYQKEFFGEGQLFYYYKRRNITSIPNGSAASGNVTMNASKYVLPLPLSETQYRQ from the coding sequence ATGAAAAGAAATTATATAAGAATAATGGCGGTGCTGGTAGCCCTTGGTATGTTGGCATCCTGCAAAAAATTTCTGGATGTAAAACCGGAAGACAAAGTGCTTGAAGAGGATACTTTTTCTACAGTGAAAGGGGTCAATACAGCTTTGAATGGGCTGTACATTAACCTGGCCAAAAACAGTTTATATGGCGATAACCTTACCCTTAGTACGATAGATATTCTGGCACAACGCTACAATGTTCCCAGTTCACATACATTACTGACCCTGTCTACGTACGATTATGCTACGAAACCGGCGGTTGACAAAATTGACGCGATGTGGAGTGCCGCATACGTAAATATTTTAAATGCGAACGTATTTATGGCGAACCTCAACAAGTATATGGGTGTGCTGGATGCCAGTACAGATTCTATTTACAGGGGAGAAGCAATCGCCATCAGGGCAATGTTGCATTTGGATCTGCTTCGTTTATATGGGCCTATGTACAATTCGGCTGATTCTGTTAAGGAATCTATACCGTACTATACACAAGCGGAATCTTCGGCCAATAAATATCTGCCGGCTAACCAGGTCATGTCATTGATTTTGTCAGATCTGGCAAAGGCCGAAACTTTGTTAAAAAATGATCCTGTCATTGCGAACGGAGTAATGCCAACATTTATAGATGGAGAAAATAATTTTATGCGTAACCGGAATTACAGGCTAAATTATTACGCGGTAAAAGCCCTTCAGGCCAGGGCTAATATGTACAGAGGTAATAAACCCGCGGCTCTTGAAGCAGCAAAAGTTCTGATACAAAATACCGCCAAGTTCCCCTGGATCACCTTAGCTGCTGCGGTAAGTGAAAAAACAAATCCAGACAGGGTTTATACGCAGGAAATGATACTGGGTATTCAGAATTCTCAGTTGTACAACAATTATAACAACTACTTTGCGCCTGAGCTGGAAGATAAAAATATACTCGCCCCAGTTGCAGGCCGGTTGACCACGGTCTTTGAGACCAATGAAAATGACTACAGGTACAACCCGCAATGGGCTGTTCCGGGCAATGGAAGTAAAACTTACAGAACCTTTTACAAGTATGCTGACGTAATTGATAAGGCCAAAACATTCCGTTTCAGTATTCCTATGATCAAGATCAGTGAAATGTTCTATATAGCTGCCGAATGTGAACCGGTTGCCGCCACCGCAATTGGTTATTTAAATACTGTTCGGAACAACCGCGGTCTGTTGAGCCTTGCCGCTACAGCAAATTTAAACACTGAATTACAAAAGGAATATCAAAAGGAGTTTTTTGGTGAGGGGCAGCTGTTTTATTACTACAAAAGAAGAAATATTACTTCAATCCCTAACGGCTCGGCTGCAAGTGGAAATGTAACCATGAACGCAAGCAAGTATGTATTGCCTTTACCTTTATCTGAAACTCAATACCGTCAATAA
- a CDS encoding TlpA family protein disulfide reductase yields the protein MIKKLFSAALFISMAALQTQAQLPVEISGQLNKERKSPVKLFKVVEGRPVEIAVSTPEEKGRFGFLFYPEYEGFYVVGTGTVGSPNDNYKFYFKGGDKLSLTISELTYALDGKQNSKENVLMTEWHDFTNPLEQKAINFMKNQSTFVDFFPQLEEITGKAKTFLNGKVTGNAKFDKLMKENMAWDLASYATNFLNTPRSAHPSVEEYSPYYATLKTQDFAKSAAAVYRQPWGSRTLGGLISVNMRQQNMKYTQGLEGLKNDLSFIPNDTLKGDFVLENGARMKSYDEYQALTAAYGKYLLTKSQQQKSRDLLAPLASLKPGDPAFAFSYPDKNGKTVTMADLKGKVVLVDVWATWCGPCKAEIPHLKKLEEEMKGTDVQVVSISVDEAKDKDKWLKMIKDENLGGLQLFATGWGDLAKYYKITGIPRFMVFDRNGKIVTIDSPRPSKPELKQLLEKTLAAK from the coding sequence ATGATTAAAAAACTGTTTAGCGCGGCCTTATTCATAAGCATGGCCGCACTTCAAACCCAGGCGCAATTGCCGGTAGAGATCAGCGGGCAGCTGAACAAGGAGAGAAAGAGCCCTGTAAAACTTTTTAAAGTAGTAGAAGGGCGCCCCGTTGAAATTGCCGTGTCAACCCCTGAAGAAAAAGGACGCTTTGGCTTTCTTTTTTACCCGGAATATGAAGGTTTTTATGTCGTAGGGACAGGCACTGTGGGCAGTCCTAACGACAACTATAAGTTTTACTTTAAGGGAGGCGATAAACTTTCGCTGACCATTTCGGAACTGACTTATGCACTCGATGGAAAGCAGAATTCAAAAGAGAATGTGCTGATGACCGAATGGCACGATTTTACAAATCCATTAGAGCAGAAAGCCATCAATTTCATGAAAAACCAAAGCACTTTTGTTGACTTCTTCCCTCAGTTGGAGGAAATCACTGGAAAAGCTAAAACTTTCCTTAACGGCAAGGTAACAGGCAATGCAAAGTTCGATAAACTGATGAAGGAAAACATGGCATGGGATCTGGCCAGCTATGCTACCAATTTCCTGAATACCCCGCGTTCGGCGCATCCTTCGGTTGAAGAGTATAGTCCTTATTATGCTACGTTAAAGACACAGGATTTTGCTAAAAGCGCTGCGGCAGTGTACCGTCAGCCTTGGGGTTCACGTACACTGGGTGGTTTGATCAGCGTAAACATGAGGCAACAAAATATGAAGTATACGCAGGGGCTTGAAGGCCTGAAGAACGACCTGAGCTTTATTCCTAATGATACCTTAAAAGGCGATTTCGTTTTGGAAAACGGCGCGCGTATGAAAAGTTATGATGAGTACCAGGCGCTGACAGCTGCCTATGGTAAATACTTGCTGACTAAAAGTCAGCAGCAAAAAAGCCGCGATTTGCTGGCCCCTCTAGCCTCATTAAAGCCAGGCGATCCTGCTTTTGCCTTTTCTTATCCTGATAAAAACGGAAAGACCGTAACAATGGCAGACCTGAAAGGAAAAGTGGTATTGGTTGATGTATGGGCAACCTGGTGCGGCCCATGTAAGGCCGAGATCCCTCATCTGAAAAAGCTGGAGGAAGAAATGAAAGGTACCGATGTACAGGTAGTCAGCATTTCTGTGGATGAAGCAAAAGATAAAGATAAGTGGTTAAAGATGATCAAAGATGAGAACCTGGGTGGCCTGCAGTTGTTTGCAACCGGCTGGGGCGATCTTGCCAAGTATTATAAAATTACGGGTATACCACGTTTTATGGTATTTGATCGTAATGGAAAGATCGTAACCATCGATTCCCCGAGACCGTCTAAACCTGAACTGAAACAATTACTGGAAAAAACGCTCGCCGCAAAATAA
- a CDS encoding DUF4843 domain-containing protein, producing the protein MKNILYSLSVLFLFIAGVSCKKNNVITYEGKPDIYFNAATKLPDFNGEVISDSTVLSFAYSTATDSVAKIIIGVTGAMANHDRAYNLVVDPRSTAIAGKHYDALPTTFTIKKNKLKDTVLLKTHRTSDMQTAEPLLILNLQPNENFVTAMQDKVLNATTGKKYSYVSYKVYINDIVKKPSGWFDFYLGVFSRKKLFLMVDVLSVEPSFFVGSPSLGILGAYGKYMQRYLNDQKVAGKTVYEDDGTEMIMGAGVQ; encoded by the coding sequence ATGAAAAATATTCTATATAGCTTAAGTGTGTTGTTTCTATTTATAGCAGGTGTCTCCTGTAAAAAGAACAATGTAATTACCTACGAAGGAAAGCCTGACATTTATTTTAATGCAGCAACAAAGCTTCCCGATTTTAATGGAGAAGTAATCAGTGATTCAACAGTATTGTCGTTCGCTTATTCAACAGCAACTGATTCGGTCGCAAAAATTATTATCGGAGTAACGGGAGCTATGGCCAATCATGACAGAGCCTACAACTTGGTTGTAGATCCAAGATCGACAGCAATTGCAGGAAAACACTACGATGCTTTACCGACCACTTTTACCATAAAGAAAAACAAGTTAAAAGATACAGTATTGTTAAAGACACATCGTACCTCCGATATGCAAACTGCTGAGCCGCTCCTGATCTTAAATCTTCAACCAAACGAAAATTTTGTTACAGCTATGCAGGATAAGGTATTAAACGCAACAACGGGTAAAAAGTACAGTTACGTTAGTTACAAGGTATATATCAATGATATTGTGAAAAAGCCGTCCGGCTGGTTTGATTTTTATCTGGGCGTATTCAGCCGTAAAAAATTGTTCCTGATGGTAGATGTCTTAAGTGTTGAACCCAGTTTTTTTGTAGGTTCCCCTTCACTTGGTATACTAGGGGCATATGGTAAATATATGCAGCGTTATTTAAACGATCAGAAAGTTGCGGGCAAAACTGTCTATGAAGATGACGGAACCGAAATGATCATGGGCGCCGGAGTTCAATAG